One window of the Hoplias malabaricus isolate fHopMal1 chromosome Y, fHopMal1.hap1, whole genome shotgun sequence genome contains the following:
- the LOC136679144 gene encoding G-protein coupled receptor 55-like isoform X1, translating into MAEALFQKDASVCHVEVNAEEGRMSGSCSDWVCFMQWLVYLPVLTLGIPLNLAALWELRRLRRWRVSTIFLLNLIINDTLLLLSLPFKIHAYNSQWKLGRHFCSLLESLLYVNIYGSIFLSVCIAADRYISLRFPFAARRLRTPCKATAVCSVIWVLVFSCSYPVYGLHHKNNSYCFQNFSNDTWENRWIVVSMETVFCCSAAVMVFCSVEVVRILRELRRRKSNDPKLRKNKSVKIVLSNLLVFLICFTPYHIAALLYFHYKTSNNGPCAESNRVLCSDYPHPLRHFVHSSLCVSSVNCLADAACYYFILKENLHTAKIELKSSIHTRDIFQQPQIHTQSTENIFAEPKKHTQNTQDILTDPQKHAQNTQYVHDTQDIPL; encoded by the coding sequence GATGCGTCTGTGTGCCACGTGGAAGTGAATGCAGAGGAGGGGAGAATGTCTGGTAGCTGTTCTGACTGGGTGTGCTTTATGCAGTGGTTGGTGTATCTGCCTGTGTTGACCCTGGGGATTCCTCTGAACCTGGCGGCTCTTTGGGAGTTGCGTAGATTGCGGCGCTGGAGAGTGTCCACCATTTTTCTGCTGAATCTCATCATCAATGAcacgctgctgctgctgtcactGCCGTTTAAAATCCACGCCTACAACTCGCAATGGAAGTTGGGCCGACACTTCTGCTCCCTGCTGGAGAGCCTACTTTATGTTAACATTTACGGGAGTATTTTTCTGAGCGTGTGCATCGCAGCCGATCGCTATATTTCCCTGCGCTTCCCCTTCGCCGCAAGACGCCTGCGAACACCCTGCAAAGCTACAGCTGTGTGTTCTGTGATCTGGGTCCTGGTGTTCTCCTGCAGTTACCCTGTCTATGGCCTGCACCATAAGAACAACTCCTACTGCTTCCAGAACTTCTCCAATGACACCTGGGAGAACCGCTGGATTGTGGTGTCCATGGAGACTGTGTTCTGTTGTAGTGCTGCAGTGATGGTGTTCTGCTCTGTTGAGGTCGTACGGATCCTCAGAGAACTACGCAGACGAAAATCCAATGACCCGAAACTGCGCAAAAACAAAAGCGTTAAGATTGTCCTCAGCAACCTGCTGGTGTTCCTCATCTGTTTTACCCCTTACCATATTGCGGCACTGCTGTACTTCCACTACAAGACCAGCAACAACGGGCCCTGTGCTGAGTCCAACAGAGTGTTGTGCTCAGACTATCCCCACCCCCTGCGACATTTTGTCCACAGCAGCCTGTGTGTGAGCAGTGTGAACTGCCTTGCAGATGCAGCCTGCTACTATTTCATCTTAAAAGAGAACCTCCACACAGCCAAGATAGAACTCAAATCCTCCATACACACAAGAGACATCTTCCAACagccacaaatacacacacaaagcacagaGAACATCTTCGCAGagccaaaaaaacacacacaaaacacacaggacATCCTTACAGACCCACAAAAACACGCACAAAACACGCAATATGTACATGACACACAGGATATCCCACTATAG
- the LOC136679144 gene encoding G-protein coupled receptor 55-like isoform X2: protein MSGSCSDWVCFMQWLVYLPVLTLGIPLNLAALWELRRLRRWRVSTIFLLNLIINDTLLLLSLPFKIHAYNSQWKLGRHFCSLLESLLYVNIYGSIFLSVCIAADRYISLRFPFAARRLRTPCKATAVCSVIWVLVFSCSYPVYGLHHKNNSYCFQNFSNDTWENRWIVVSMETVFCCSAAVMVFCSVEVVRILRELRRRKSNDPKLRKNKSVKIVLSNLLVFLICFTPYHIAALLYFHYKTSNNGPCAESNRVLCSDYPHPLRHFVHSSLCVSSVNCLADAACYYFILKENLHTAKIELKSSIHTRDIFQQPQIHTQSTENIFAEPKKHTQNTQDILTDPQKHAQNTQYVHDTQDIPL, encoded by the coding sequence ATGTCTGGTAGCTGTTCTGACTGGGTGTGCTTTATGCAGTGGTTGGTGTATCTGCCTGTGTTGACCCTGGGGATTCCTCTGAACCTGGCGGCTCTTTGGGAGTTGCGTAGATTGCGGCGCTGGAGAGTGTCCACCATTTTTCTGCTGAATCTCATCATCAATGAcacgctgctgctgctgtcactGCCGTTTAAAATCCACGCCTACAACTCGCAATGGAAGTTGGGCCGACACTTCTGCTCCCTGCTGGAGAGCCTACTTTATGTTAACATTTACGGGAGTATTTTTCTGAGCGTGTGCATCGCAGCCGATCGCTATATTTCCCTGCGCTTCCCCTTCGCCGCAAGACGCCTGCGAACACCCTGCAAAGCTACAGCTGTGTGTTCTGTGATCTGGGTCCTGGTGTTCTCCTGCAGTTACCCTGTCTATGGCCTGCACCATAAGAACAACTCCTACTGCTTCCAGAACTTCTCCAATGACACCTGGGAGAACCGCTGGATTGTGGTGTCCATGGAGACTGTGTTCTGTTGTAGTGCTGCAGTGATGGTGTTCTGCTCTGTTGAGGTCGTACGGATCCTCAGAGAACTACGCAGACGAAAATCCAATGACCCGAAACTGCGCAAAAACAAAAGCGTTAAGATTGTCCTCAGCAACCTGCTGGTGTTCCTCATCTGTTTTACCCCTTACCATATTGCGGCACTGCTGTACTTCCACTACAAGACCAGCAACAACGGGCCCTGTGCTGAGTCCAACAGAGTGTTGTGCTCAGACTATCCCCACCCCCTGCGACATTTTGTCCACAGCAGCCTGTGTGTGAGCAGTGTGAACTGCCTTGCAGATGCAGCCTGCTACTATTTCATCTTAAAAGAGAACCTCCACACAGCCAAGATAGAACTCAAATCCTCCATACACACAAGAGACATCTTCCAACagccacaaatacacacacaaagcacagaGAACATCTTCGCAGagccaaaaaaacacacacaaaacacacaggacATCCTTACAGACCCACAAAAACACGCACAAAACACGCAATATGTACATGACACACAGGATATCCCACTATAG